The Pseudoxanthomonas sp. CF385 sequence TCCTGCAACCCAGTAGCGTGGAGATGCTGGACGCCGCGATCCGCCTGGTGAAGCTGCTCGATACGCCGCACGACATCCCGCTGCTCGGGCCGTTGATCGAACGCGAGATCCTGTACCGCGTGCTGTGCAGCCCGCAGGGCGCGATGCTGCGCCACATCGGCATCGCCGACAGCCAGGGCCAGCGCGTGGCCAAGGCGATCCACTGGTTGCGGCAGCATTACGCGCAGCCTTTGCGCATCGACCACATCGCCCGCGAGGTGCACATGAGCGCGTCGGCGCTGCACCACCACTTCAAGGCCGTGACCGCGATGAGTCCGCTGCAGTACCAGAAGCAGTTGCGCCTCCAGGAGGCTCGCCGACTGATGCTGAGCGAGGTCATGGACGCCGCCAGCGCCGGCCACCGCGTGGGCTACGAAAGCCCGTCGCAGTTCAGCCGGGAATACAGCCGCATGTTCGGCGCCCCGCCGGTCCGCGACGTGGAGCGCCTGCGCAGCCTCTGAACGGGCCGGAAACCGGCGCTGAACATGCCGTAAGCCCGGCGTCGTGCGCCGTTGCCGCACCCCCGTACGCGGCGCACAATCCTCTCGGATATCTCCCGAGGAACGGTCATGAAAGCCTCCGCCCTGCTGCTCGCCTCCTTCGTCGCGCTCACGGCCGCGATGCCCGCCGAGGCGCGGCAGAAGAACGTCACCGATCCCGAGATCCCGCGCAGCCTGCCCACCGAAGGCGGCGCCGTCAGCGTCCAGTGGACCGACCCCGGGCAGTTCAGCGAGATCAAGTTCAGCGGCAACCGCTGGGAATCGAAGCGCGGCACCTGGGTGACCGACCTGGCGGAGTACCTGCGCGATGAAGCCGGCCAGCGGCTCGCCCGCGGCCAGACGCTGGACGTCACCATCACCGACATCGACCGTGCCGGCCGCTACGAACCTGCGGTTCGCCCCGGCATGGAAGACATCCGCATCGTCAAGGACATCTACCCGCCGCGGATGACGTTGAACTTCGTCGTGAAGGGCGCGGATGGGCAGGTGGTCGCGGAAGGCGAGCGCAAGCTGGTCGACCACGGCTTCCTGATGGGTTCCAACCTCAACAGCACCGACACCCTGCGCTACGAGAAGCGCATGATCGACGACTGGCTGCGTCGCGAGTTCAAGGCCAACGCCGCGCTGACGTCCACGCCCTGATGCAGTGACTCAGGGTGCCGGTGCCGCCCCGCGCGGCGCCGGCTCGTGCGGGTAGACCGCCGACACCGAACACTGCACGCGTATGCCGCGGCGAGACCAGCGCCGTTCGTCGCCGGGCATCCACGCATCCGCATTGCCGGAATCGAAGAGGCTGTTGCCGCCGCTGTCCTGCGCCACCACGCGGTCGCCGGGATTGCCGCAGATGAGCCCGATGCCGACGCCGGACCGGAAGACGATGGCCGGTGCGGAGTCCAGGTCGGGGCAGCTCTGCGCGAGCTCGACCCGGTAATAGCGGTGTCCGCCCGAACGACGCGGCGACAACTCCACCAGCATGCCCTCGCTGTCCTCCGACCACGCGCGCAGGTAGCGCGGGTTGAAGCAGAAGCTCGACGAACCGGCGAAGCCGCGCCGCCGCGGCGCACGTACTTCCACCGTTTCCAGCGTGGCGACGCCATCCTCCGATCCCTGCGATGCGCGCGCCATGGCGGCGTACTCGCGCGCGTCGATCGTCGCGATCCCGGTCACCGCGCAGGTGGCCTCGCCGATGCGCACGTATTCCTGGCCGGTCCCGCACACCCAGCCCTCGCGGGCCAGCAGGACGGCATCGGCCCGGCCGGCACCGGGACATCCTTCGGACAGGGTGATGCGGAAGCGCTGTCCGTCCCGACCCTGCACGGCGAGTTCCGTGGACGACGCCTGGCGCACCTCGCCCATCTGCCGGGCATCCAGGCAGCCGGGGGCGGGTGGAACGCGCGGCGGCGCGTCGGGCGCTTGCGCGCGCACCGACTGGGGCAGCGCCAACGTCGTCAACAAGGCCAGCATCCAGCGCATCCGTGCATCTCCCGGGGAACGCGGCGATGGTAAACCAGGCTTGTGGCACGCCGGGGGAGGCACCATATCCATGGCATCCCTTCTTCCGCGGAGCACGTCCATGGCGACCTTCGACCTCACCCCGCCCACCGATGCGCAACGCACGGCGCTGGTCGCCGGCCTGAGCGAAGACGAACGCCGGGTGTTGCTGCAGCACGGTACCGAGGCGCCTTTCTGCGGCGTGTTCCTGGACAACAAGCAGGACGGCGTCTACACCTGCCGCCTGTGCGGCCTGCCGCTGTTCCGCTCCAGCGCCAAGTTCGATTCCGGCACGGGCTGGCCGAGCTTCTTCCAGCCGGTGGACGAAGCGCACGTCGGCCGCATCCGCGATATCAGCTACGGCATGATCCGCACCGAGATCGTCTGCGCCCGCTGCCACAGCCACCTGGGCCACGTGTTCCCGGACGGTCCGCCGCCGACCGGCGAGCGCCACTGCCTGAACTCGGTCTCGCTGGCCTTCACGCCGCACGGCGCCGCCCTGCCCGACCCGCTGCAGCGCGGCGGTGCGGAGTCGCAGCCTGCGGGGTGATGCCGGCCGCCTGTCACGAGACGGGCACATGACGGCGGTAGCCTGACCGTCACCCAACCGTCGCCCGGCTGTCATACATGGCCGCATCCACCGATACGCACGCCGCCATGCCGACATTCTCCGGATTGCCGGGCGCGCTCTGGTTGTACCGGTTCCACGGCGAAGGCCGCGCCCATGCGCTCGATGCCGCGTCCACCGGCCTCGATATGCTGGATGCGTCCACCGACGCCTGGCATTGGCTGCACCTGGACCTCAGCGATGTGCGCAGCGCACAGGTGGTGGCGGTCCTGCCGATTCCCGAGGACGCCCGCGACACGCTGCTGTCGCCGGATTCGCACGTGAACCTGCAGCGCGAAGACACTGCGGCCTACGGCGTCTTCGTCGACTGGACGCACCAGCGCGGCGTCGATCTCGCGGCCGAAGGCCAGTTGCGGGGCGACGACGGCATCGGCTGGCTGCACTTCGCGATGACGGAGCGCCTGCTGGTCACCGCGCGCCGCCAGGCTTTGCGCTCGGTCGAGGCCGCGCGCCGTGCGGTGATCGTCGGCGTGCAGGCCGATGCGCCGGTCCGCCTGCTGGAGATGGTGGCCGGCCGCTTCGCCGATACGGTGGAGCGCAGCAGCGATGGACTGTCGACGCGGCTGGACCGCATCGAGGACCGCGTGCTGGCGGACAGCATCGGCGAAGAGCGCCGCGACCTGGCCCAGTTGCGCCACCAGACCGTGCGCCTGCACCGGCCGCTCACCGCGATGCGGCGCGTGCTGAAACCGTTCGAGCAACGCCATGCGGGCGATGCCGACGACGACCTGCTGCTCGCCATCGCACGCCTCAACCAGCGTTTCGACGATCTCGACGGGGATGTCGGTACGCTGCAGGAACGCGCGCGCCTGTTGCAGGACGAAGTGGCGGCCAAGCTCGCCGAACGCACCAACCGGCATCTCTACGTGCTGTCGATGATCACCGCGCTGTTGCTGCCGCCCAGCCTGGTCGCCGGCCTGTTCGGCATGAACCTGCCCGGGCTGCCGTTCGCGCACAGCACCCACGGCCTGGCATTCGCGCTGCTGCTCGGCGCGGCCTCGAGCGTGGTGGTCTACCTGCTGCTGCGGCGCATGGGCGTGGCGCGTTCGACCTGAGCACGACGCGCGGCCGCGCTATCCTAGCGGCCTGATGACGCTTCCCCTCCGCACCGCCACCCGCTACGTCACCCCGCTGCGCGAAGGCGGCTCCATGCCCGCCGTGGTCGAAGCCGACGACGACGGCCTCTACGTCCTGAAGTTCCGCGGCGCCGGCCAGGGGCCTAAGGCGCTGGTGGCCGAGGTGATCGCCGGCGGCCTGGCCCGCGCCCTGCAGCTGCCGATGCCGGACCTGGCGCTGATGGCGCTCGATGCCGACCTCGCCCGCACCGAAGGCGACCCGGAGATCCAGGACCTGATCAAGGCCAGCGCCGGCATCAACCTGGCGATGGACTACCTGCCCGGCGCGGTGAACTTCGACCCGGTCGCCGAACAGCCCGATCCGGAGCTGGCCTCGCGCATCGTCTGGTTCGACGCCTTCATCAGCAACGTCGACCGCACCGCGCGCAACACCAACCTGCTGATGTGGCACCGCAAGCTGTACCTGATCGACCACGGCGCGGCGTTGTACTTCCACCACGGCTGGGACGGCGATCTGGCCGGCGCCGGCAAGCCGTTCCCGCTGATCCGCGATCACGTGCTGCTGCGCTGGGCCTCGCGGCTGGCCGAGGTCGACGCCGCCATGGCGGCCAGGCTGACGGAGGCCACCATCGCCGACGTCGTCGCCGACGTGCCCGATGCGTGGCTGGAAGGGCCGGACCGCTTCGGCGATGCCCCCACCCAGCGCGCGGCCTACGTCGCGTACCTGGTACAGCGCCTCGCGCAGCGCGAGGCCTTCGTGCAGGAGGCGATCCGTGCACGCACATGACACCTACGACTACGCGGTGATCCGCGTCGTCCCGCGCGTGGAGCGCGAGGAGTTCGTCAACGTCGGCATCATCCTGTCGTGCGAGCGCGCGGGCTTCCTCGAAGCGCGCATCGAACTCGATGAAGCGCGCCTGCGCATGCTGGACCCCGGGCTGGACATCGAATCACTGCGCCGCCACCTGGAGACCATCCCGGCGATCTGCCGCGGCGGCGAAGCGGCGGCGCCGATCGGCCTGTTGCCGCCGCGCGCGCGCTTCCACTGGCTCACCGCCAAGCGCAGCTCGATCATCCAGACCTCGCCGGTGCACATGGGCCGCTGCGGCGACCTGCCGGCCACGCTCGAACACCTGATGGACCGCATGGTGCGGCCGCCGAAAGCCACCGCGCCGCGATGAGCGTCTACGTGGACGATGCCGTCACGTTCTGGCGCGGCCGCCGCTGGGCCCACATGATGGCCGACACGCTGGACGAGCTGCATGCGATGGCGGCGCGCCTGGGCATGCCGCGCCGCGCCTTCCAGGACAAGCGCAGCGGCGCGCATTACGACCTCACCGAAGAACTGCGCGCCGAGGCGCTACGCCTCGGCGCCGTCGCGATTTCCCGTCATCAGGACCGCGACCAGGTCCGCACGATCATCCGCATCGCCCGCTCCCAGTGGAGCGGGCTGCCCGCGGACGACTGACCGCGAGGCTCAGAGACGCTTGGCCTTGCCGGTGCGGATGGCCTCACCGACCAGACGATCCACATCGCTCTGCATCCGCATCGCGGCGGCCGCCTGCTGACGGCCAAGCGCTTCCTGCTGGCGCGCGAGCGGTTCCTGCTGGCGGGCCAATGCCTCCTGCCGTTTCGCCAGGGCGTCCTGCTCCCGTGCCAGCGTTTCCATCTTGCGATCGAACTCCACCTGACGACCCTGTCCACCCCGCATCGCGGCCGAGGCCTGTTCGGTGGCGATGGCGGCCATCTTCACGCCGAGCTCGCCCTGCTTCTCACCCAGCGCACCCTGGCGTTCGCCGAGCGCGCCCTGCTGTTCGCCCAGCTTGCCTTGCTGCGCACCCAGGGCTTCCATCGGTGCGTGCGCGGCCTTGATCTGCTTCAGGGTGGCCGTGTCGCGTACCACGTACTGCTTGCCATCCTGGCGCACCCACAGCACCGGCGCGCTGCCTTGCTGCTGCTTGCGGGCGGTGACGATGTCGTCGCTGCGGCCGGCCATCGTGACCTCGTTGCCGTCGATCAGCACATAGGCATCGCCACCGCCCTCGCGATCGATGTTGATCACCTGCGTGCTGCTCGTGCTGCTGTGGCCGGGATGCTTCGGGGGTGCGGGCGGGGTGGGCGGCGCCGGCGGGGCCACCTTGGGCACGGCCGGCACTGCAGGCGGCGGCGGAGGCGCGGGAACGGCGTAGCCATTCGCCGCGACGATGGCGCGCGGTGCGGCGGCCGGGCGAGCGGCCGGCGTGGCCGCGGTCGCTGCGACCGGCGCCGCGGCGGGGGTGGCCGACGTTGCGGCGGTGGCGGCCACGGGGGCCGTTGCGTTCGTCGCGGCGGCCGCGGGCACCGGCGCGACGGGCGCCACCGGTGCACTGGCGGTGACCTGGTACGGAACGGCGCCAAACAGGACCAGACCGATGGTCAGGGCCAGCGCGCTGCTGCGCAGGGGCGATGCGGTGTGCTGGAGCATGAGCAGTCTCCTCTTGAGGATGCGGAACGTGGGGGAGGCGCCGGCGAGCGCCGGCGACGGTGCGGTGGCGACGCCCAGCTTCACCAGCAGGCGGCCGTAGTCGTGGGGCGCGTGGCGCTCGTCGGCCAGCACGGCGGCGTCGCAGGCGACTTCGCGGGCCAGGCCGTACTCGCGCGCGGCGAGGTGGGCGACGGGATGGAAGAAGAACAGGTGCTGCGCCAGGGCCGGCATCCATGCCCACCACAGATCGCGACGCTGCAGGTGGGCGAGTTCGTGGTGCAGCGCCATGCGCAGGTCGTCGCCGCGCATCCGCGCCAGGCCGGCCGCGGGCAGCAGCAGCACGGGGCGCCAGGGCCCGGCCAGCATCGGCGACTCGATGTCGTCGCTGACGCGCAGTGCCGGCAACGTGTCGAGGCCGAGATGGCGACCGAGTGCGGCGTACTCTGCCGTCGCGCGCGGATCGGTGCACGGCATCGCGCGCGCCAGCTGTCCGCGCAGGCGAATCCACTGTCGCGCGGTGTTGAGCAGCATGACCGTCACGCCGGCAAGCCAGGCGGCCAGCAGCCAGACCGGCCAGCCGAATTGCAGTCCGGCGTCCTGGGCAACCGGGGGGAGCGTGGCGGTGGCCGCCGATGCGACGGAGGCGGTCGTTGCCGCAGCATCGACCGTCATCGGAACCGCCTGCACCGCGACGGACGCGGAAGGCGCGGCGGGCAGCAACGGCAATCCGACCGGCGCATGCCAGAACAGCCCCACCACCATCTGCGTGGCGACCAACCACCACAGCCAGGCGCGGGTGCGGGCATCGAGCCGCGGCAGGAACCGGCACAGCGCCCAGACCAGGGCCGCGAGCAGGACGGCTTGCCCGCCGACGGCGAGCAGGCGCGAGGCGACCAGGTCGGCGAACGCTTCCAGGCCCATGTCAGCTCTCCTTCCGCTTGGACTGCAGGTTGGCGACCAGCGCCTCCAGTTCGGCCAGTTCGTCGTCGCTCACTTCCGAGCGTTGCGACATCCACGCCACGAACGGCGACAGCGAGCCCTGCAGGGTCTTCTCCACGAAGCTGCCGACCGCGCTGCGCATGACGTCGTCGGACTGGGCCACCGGGGCGTAGCGGTACACGCCGTCCACCGGCCGGCGGCGCAGATAGGCCTTGGCCCTCAGCCGTTCCATCATCGTCAGCACGGTGGAGCGGGCCAGACCGCGCGGCTCGCCGAACGCGCCCGCGACCTCGCCGACGCTGGCCTCGCCGTGTTCGGACAGGTGCTGCAGCAGTGCCAGTTCCTGGTCGCCGATGGACTTGCGGGCCTTGCCGGGCATGGAATCGCCTCATGACTACAGTTGTCGTCAACATGCCCGTGACGACAACTGTAGTCAACCCTGCCGAAGGTCACTCCCGGCCCGGCCCCGACGAACGGTCGCCCCTCAAGAAACCGGGTGACAGGCCGATCCAGAGGAAACCCCACCCCTGCGTCAATGTCGCCATGCTCATCATCGTCGGCTTCATCATCGTCACCCTGAGCGTGATCGGCGGCTACCTCGGCTCGCACGGCAAGCTCGGCGCCCTGTGGCAGCCCTTCGAGCTGGTCATCATCGGCGGCGCGGCGCTCGGCGCCTTCATGGCCAGCAACCCGACCAAGGTGGTCAAGAGCACGATCTCGGCCACGCTGTCGGTGTTCAAGGGCGCCAAGTACAAGTCGTCGGATTACCTCGACGTGCTGACGCTGATCCACGAGATGCTCAACAAGGCCCGCCGCGACGGTTTCATGTCGCTGGAAGAGCACATCGAGAACCCGACCAACAGCCCGCTGTTCCAGAAATATCCCAAGATCCTCGCCGACCACCACCTGCTCGACTTCCTGACCGAGTGCCTGCGCCTGATGGTGGGCAGCAACATCGAACCGCACGAGCTGGAGCCGCTGCTCGAGCTGGAACTGGAGAAGCACCACCACGAAGCGATGGCGCCGGCGCATGCGCTGCAGAAAGTGTCCGACGGCCTGCCCGGCTTCGGCATCGTGGCCGCGGTGCTCGGCATCATCGTGACGATGGGCTCGATCGGCGGCGACATCGCCGCGGTCGGCGCGCACGTCGCGGCCGCCCTGGTCGGCACCTTCCTCGGCATCCTGCTGGCCTACGGCTTCGTCTCGCCGCTGGCCGCCGCGATCGAAGCGCAGGTGGAGCAGGACAGCCGCATGTACGAGTCGGTGAAGACGGCGTTGCTGGCCTGCCTGCGCGGCTACAACCCCGCCGTGGCGCTCGAGTTCGCCCGCAAGACCCTGCCCTCCGATGTGCGTCCGCCGTTTGCGGAATTCGAAGCGCACCTGAAGGCCAACAAGTAAGCCACGGCGATGAGCGAGCAACGCCCCACCATCATCGTCCGACGGGTCAAGAAGGTCGCCGGCGGCGGCCATCACGGCGGTTCGTGGAAGGTCGCCTATGCGGACTTCGTGACCGCGATGATGGCGTTCTTCCTGGTGATGTGGCTGATGGGCGCCACCACCAACAAGGACCGCGCGGCGATCTCGGAGTATTTCCGGAATCCCAGCCCGCTGAGCGGCAAGAGCTTCTCCCCCGCACCCGGCCCGGCCGGCCCGGGCGGCGCGAGCACGTCGATGATCAAGCTCGGCGGCACGATGGACCTGCCGAAGGGCGAGAGCGACAACCCGTTCGAGAAGCCGCCGGGCGATGCCCAGCAGGTTTCCGAGGAACAGCAGAAGGCGCAGGAGAAGCAGCGGCTCGAGACGCTGATGCAGGCGCTGCAGGAAGCCATCGGCAAGAGCCAGGCGCTGGAGCCGTTCAAGGACCAGTTGCTGCTCGACCTGACGCCGGAAGGCCTGCGCATCCAGATCGTCGACCAGCAGAACCGCCCGATGTTCGATCTCGGCGGCACGGTGCTGAAGCCCTACACGCAGGCGATCCTCGCCGAGCTGGCCGGCTTCATCAACCAGGTGCCGAACCACATCAGCATCACCGGCCACACGGATACGACGCAGTACACCTCCAACCGCGGCTACACCAACTGGGAACTCAGCGCCGAGCGCGCCAACGCCGCACGCCGCGCGCTGGTGGTGGGTGGCATGCAGGAGGACAAGGTGTCGCGCGTGGTCGGCCTGTCGTCGTCGGTACTGTTCGACAAGCAGAACCCGCAGAACCCGATCAACCGCCGCATCAGCATCGTGGTGATGACCAAGGCCGCCGAGGAAGCGATGCAGGGCGAAGGCCAGCTGCTCGCCCCCGGCGCACCGAAGCCCGACGCCGACACCGCGATGCCCGACGCGCCGGTGCAGGCGACGGCGACCTCAGCACCGGCGCCGACACCGGCGGCCAACGCACAGGACAGCGCAGCGCCCTGACGCCGCATGGACTTACGACCCGCGCACCCTCAGCCGGCGGGGCAGCGGGTAAGACGCTTGGTGCAGTCGCGCGGTCCCCAGTCGCTGCGTCGCCAGCAATAGGTGTCCTGATCCAGGACAACCGCGTCCCACGACACCAGGTTGCCCGCGTCGTCACGCCGATCCTCGCCGTCCATGCGCATCGCAAGCGCATTGCCATTCCTGCCGGTGACCGTGTAGCTGGTCAGCTTCAATTCGATAGGCCCCTCCAGCTCGGTGGGCTGCCGTATGTGCATCCGCTTCCCACCCTTGGCGAAGCTGATCTTCGCCGGCATGCGCTTGCAGTCCGCGCTGCTCCAACCCCATTGACCCGGCAGGATGTCGTAGGGAGAGAGCACGCCGCCGCGCTCGCCCACGGCGGCCCCGGATGCCAACAGAATGACCAGTGCCACGCATCCCCTCATTTTCATGCGCCCCTCCGTAAGGCCTGCATCCCTCCCGAAGCGTGCATCCGCATGCTTCTCCACGCAAGCCGTAGTACGCAACGTCATGGCGATCTCGAAGCAGGCCCCTTCACCTCGATGGTGTTGCCATCGGGATCGTCGAAATAGAGCGAGGGCCCGTCGCCTTCCGCGCCGAAGTTGATCGCCACCGGCGCCGGCGTGATGCCGAAGCGCGCCAGATGCGCACGCAGCGCCGCCTCGTCGAACGGCTCGATGCGCAGGCAGAGGTGATCGACGTTGCGTCCCTCCTCGCCCGCCGCTGCCCCGCCACGCGCGCCCAGCGTCCCGTCGACGCTGACCAGATCGATCATCGAAGCGCCCGCGCGCAGATGCACCAGGCCCAGGTGTTCGCGTTGGCGCACCACCTGGCAGCCCAGCACGTCGCCGTAGAAACGGAGGCTGCGCGCGAGATCGCGCACGCGCAGGACGAGGTGGTCGATCCGCTCGACTTCGAAAGGCCGCGTCATCGGAGACAACTCCTGGAGGGTTGCAGGTGCGACGATCCGGGGGACGCGATTTCGACATCGGGTGCGACATCACGGCGTTGACGCAGCTGAACGGAGCGCGCACAATCCGCGCCGATCAGCCAGCACCGAGTCGCTTCATAGAAGTTCTCACCGCCAGCGGAACGTGCCCTCCGGGCCCCCACTCGCTCCGAGAACTCGATGAAACTTCTGACCCTGGCGATCCTGTCGGCGTTGTCCGCCGGCGCGCACGCGGCTGACGCCGCATCCTCCGACACGCCCGCTCCGGCCACCGCCGTTCCGCCGGCGACCACGCCGGAATATCTCAAGCCCACGACGCTCGATACGCTGAAGGTCATCGGCCAGCGCCTGTTCCCGTATCAGGAAGGCCTGATGCTGGACGAGCGCTACATCGACGAGCAGGCCAAGGGCAATGGCGATATCGCGACATTGCTGCGGATCAACCCGAACGTGCAGTTCGACGATACGGCGTCCCACTCACGCAACATGGGCGAGATCCGGCCCGCCGAGATCAGCATCAACGGCGGCCTGTACTACCAGAACGCCTTCGTGGTCGACGGCGCAAGCTTCAACAACGACCTCGACCCCGCCAGCAACAACCCGAACCATTTCGCCGATCCGCCGAGCCATACGCAGGGCATCGCGATCGACACCAGCCTGATCGGCAGCCTCACCGTCTATGACAGCAACGTGCCGGCGAGTTACGGCGGCTTCAATGGTGGCGTCGTCGATGCGGAGACCCGCCAGGCCAAGGATGCGTTCTCGGGCAAGCTGTCATTCCGCATGACCCGCTCGGTCTGGAACGAAGTGCATGTGAACGATGACTACCGCCAGGTCTTCGAGGAGTCCTCGAGCCTCGCGAACCAGCCCATCTACGACAAGCACCAGGCCAACCTGACCCTGGAAGGGCGGACCGCCTCCGGCATCGGCCTGATCGGCACGATCAACCGTACGCGCTCGGAAATCCCGCTGCGTGCCCATTCGGGCGGGCGGACGCCCGAGTTCGACGAGCCCGTGAAGGACACCATCCGCGAGAACACCAGCTACAGCCTGCGCGGCGACTGGAAGAACGACACTGGGCTGACCCTGAGCGGCAGCGTCGTCTATGCGCCGACCGACGAGACGTACTTCATCGAGAACGCGCGTGATTCCTGGTTCGACCTGAAGCAAGGCGGCCCGATCATCAGCCTGCGCGCTACGCTGGACCACGGCGCCTGGACCTTGGGCAACACCCTCAGCTACTCCGACCTGGACAGTTCGCGTCGTAGCGACGTGGACTTCTGGCGCAGCTGGCGCTGGTCGGAGGACAAGAACTGGGGCACGAATCCCAGTGCATCCGGCCTGAGTACCGAGGGCAATTGGGGCAACGTGGACCAGACCAATCGCACCCTGGCCTACAAGTTCATCGCGGACCGTGATGCGATCTCTTTCGGGAACACCCAGCACCGACTGCAGTTCGGCGCGGAGGCCTCCCGACGCGAAGCCACGTATCGCCGGCTTAACGACCACTACGCGTGGATCTCACCCCTCGCCACGTCCACCTGCACGGACGCCCGGGGCGTCGTCGATACCGTCACCTGCTCGCTGGCGCCGGCACGCGGCTTCAATGGCCGCGGCCAGTTCCTATCCCGCCTGACGACCTACCACGCAGGCTACTTCGAGGCCGAATCCACGGACTGGGCCGCGTTTGCACAGGACGACATCCGCGCCGGCAACTGGAGCTTCCGTCCTGGCGTACGCGTGGACGGGAGCACGCTGACCGAGCAGACCACCATCGCGCCACGCTTCGCGATGTCGTGGGACCTGTTCGGCAACCAGCAATCGTTGCTGACGGCAGGCGCGAACCGCTACTACGGCCGCAATTTCTTCGCCTACAAG is a genomic window containing:
- a CDS encoding AraC family transcriptional regulator, whose product is MSATASAHDARLRELAGLIERSTGQDGVHTTAIQALQFSRLSAPMALPMRGVQEAALCLIVQGAKRAILADEVYDYDASRFVVASVDLPVTGQVTRASAEAPYLCLILKLSPSTIAELVTEAESARAPLPPPSRGLFLQPSSVEMLDAAIRLVKLLDTPHDIPLLGPLIEREILYRVLCSPQGAMLRHIGIADSQGQRVAKAIHWLRQHYAQPLRIDHIAREVHMSASALHHHFKAVTAMSPLQYQKQLRLQEARRLMLSEVMDAASAGHRVGYESPSQFSREYSRMFGAPPVRDVERLRSL
- a CDS encoding DUF3016 domain-containing protein, whose product is MKASALLLASFVALTAAMPAEARQKNVTDPEIPRSLPTEGGAVSVQWTDPGQFSEIKFSGNRWESKRGTWVTDLAEYLRDEAGQRLARGQTLDVTITDIDRAGRYEPAVRPGMEDIRIVKDIYPPRMTLNFVVKGADGQVVAEGERKLVDHGFLMGSNLNSTDTLRYEKRMIDDWLRREFKANAALTSTP
- the msrB gene encoding peptide-methionine (R)-S-oxide reductase MsrB, with amino-acid sequence MATFDLTPPTDAQRTALVAGLSEDERRVLLQHGTEAPFCGVFLDNKQDGVYTCRLCGLPLFRSSAKFDSGTGWPSFFQPVDEAHVGRIRDISYGMIRTEIVCARCHSHLGHVFPDGPPPTGERHCLNSVSLAFTPHGAALPDPLQRGGAESQPAG
- a CDS encoding CorA family divalent cation transporter — encoded protein: MAASTDTHAAMPTFSGLPGALWLYRFHGEGRAHALDAASTGLDMLDASTDAWHWLHLDLSDVRSAQVVAVLPIPEDARDTLLSPDSHVNLQREDTAAYGVFVDWTHQRGVDLAAEGQLRGDDGIGWLHFAMTERLLVTARRQALRSVEAARRAVIVGVQADAPVRLLEMVAGRFADTVERSSDGLSTRLDRIEDRVLADSIGEERRDLAQLRHQTVRLHRPLTAMRRVLKPFEQRHAGDADDDLLLAIARLNQRFDDLDGDVGTLQERARLLQDEVAAKLAERTNRHLYVLSMITALLLPPSLVAGLFGMNLPGLPFAHSTHGLAFALLLGAASSVVVYLLLRRMGVARST
- a CDS encoding HipA family kinase, translating into MTLPLRTATRYVTPLREGGSMPAVVEADDDGLYVLKFRGAGQGPKALVAEVIAGGLARALQLPMPDLALMALDADLARTEGDPEIQDLIKASAGINLAMDYLPGAVNFDPVAEQPDPELASRIVWFDAFISNVDRTARNTNLLMWHRKLYLIDHGAALYFHHGWDGDLAGAGKPFPLIRDHVLLRWASRLAEVDAAMAARLTEATIADVVADVPDAWLEGPDRFGDAPTQRAAYVAYLVQRLAQREAFVQEAIRART
- a CDS encoding DUF3037 domain-containing protein, whose amino-acid sequence is MHAHDTYDYAVIRVVPRVEREEFVNVGIILSCERAGFLEARIELDEARLRMLDPGLDIESLRRHLETIPAICRGGEAAAPIGLLPPRARFHWLTAKRSSIIQTSPVHMGRCGDLPATLEHLMDRMVRPPKATAPR
- a CDS encoding DUF4031 domain-containing protein; protein product: MSVYVDDAVTFWRGRRWAHMMADTLDELHAMAARLGMPRRAFQDKRSGAHYDLTEELRAEALRLGAVAISRHQDRDQVRTIIRIARSQWSGLPADD
- a CDS encoding M56 family metallopeptidase, coding for MGLEAFADLVASRLLAVGGQAVLLAALVWALCRFLPRLDARTRAWLWWLVATQMVVGLFWHAPVGLPLLPAAPSASVAVQAVPMTVDAAATTASVASAATATLPPVAQDAGLQFGWPVWLLAAWLAGVTVMLLNTARQWIRLRGQLARAMPCTDPRATAEYAALGRHLGLDTLPALRVSDDIESPMLAGPWRPVLLLPAAGLARMRGDDLRMALHHELAHLQRRDLWWAWMPALAQHLFFFHPVAHLAAREYGLAREVACDAAVLADERHAPHDYGRLLVKLGVATAPSPALAGASPTFRILKRRLLMLQHTASPLRSSALALTIGLVLFGAVPYQVTASAPVAPVAPVPAAAATNATAPVAATAATSATPAAAPVAATAATPAARPAAAPRAIVAANGYAVPAPPPPPAVPAVPKVAPPAPPTPPAPPKHPGHSSTSSTQVINIDREGGGDAYVLIDGNEVTMAGRSDDIVTARKQQQGSAPVLWVRQDGKQYVVRDTATLKQIKAAHAPMEALGAQQGKLGEQQGALGERQGALGEKQGELGVKMAAIATEQASAAMRGGQGRQVEFDRKMETLAREQDALAKRQEALARQQEPLARQQEALGRQQAAAAMRMQSDVDRLVGEAIRTGKAKRL
- a CDS encoding BlaI/MecI/CopY family transcriptional regulator: MPGKARKSIGDQELALLQHLSEHGEASVGEVAGAFGEPRGLARSTVLTMMERLRAKAYLRRRPVDGVYRYAPVAQSDDVMRSAVGSFVEKTLQGSLSPFVAWMSQRSEVSDDELAELEALVANLQSKRKES
- the motA gene encoding flagellar motor stator protein MotA, with protein sequence MLIIVGFIIVTLSVIGGYLGSHGKLGALWQPFELVIIGGAALGAFMASNPTKVVKSTISATLSVFKGAKYKSSDYLDVLTLIHEMLNKARRDGFMSLEEHIENPTNSPLFQKYPKILADHHLLDFLTECLRLMVGSNIEPHELEPLLELELEKHHHEAMAPAHALQKVSDGLPGFGIVAAVLGIIVTMGSIGGDIAAVGAHVAAALVGTFLGILLAYGFVSPLAAAIEAQVEQDSRMYESVKTALLACLRGYNPAVALEFARKTLPSDVRPPFAEFEAHLKANK
- a CDS encoding VOC family protein; protein product: MTRPFEVERIDHLVLRVRDLARSLRFYGDVLGCQVVRQREHLGLVHLRAGASMIDLVSVDGTLGARGGAAAGEEGRNVDHLCLRIEPFDEAALRAHLARFGITPAPVAINFGAEGDGPSLYFDDPDGNTIEVKGPASRSP